A stretch of DNA from Aliarcobacter thereius LMG 24486:
AAGTGCTTATACAGGAGATAGAGCAATAATCTCTGTACATAATCATAATGATTTAGGATTAGCAACAGCAAATACTTTAGCTTCAGTATTAAATGGAGCTAGACAAATTGAAGTTACAATAAATGGATTAGGTGAAAGAGCTGGAAACTCTGCTTTAGAAGAAGCTGTTATGGCAATAAAAGTTAGAAAAGATATTTTTGGTGATTTATATACAAATATTAATACTCCTGAATTATATGCTACTTCAAGATTAGTTGCAACAATTACAGGTGTTGAACCACAACAAAATAAAGCGATTGTTGGTAAAAATGCTTTTGCTCACGAAAGTGGAATACACCAAGATGGTGTTTTAAAACATCAAGAAACATATGAAATTATGAGACCTGAAGATGTTGGTGTTATTAAAGATAGCACTTTGATTTTAGGAAAACATAGTGGAAGAGCTGCATTTAAAGATAAAATTGCACAATTAGGTTTTGATAATGTAAGTGAAGAAGAGTTAAATAATGCATTTGAAAGATTTAAAGTTTTAGCTGATAAGAAAAAAGATATAACAGATGATGATGTAAGAATGTTAATAACTGATGAAGCTTTAAATCATGATAAAATTTTTGATTTAGTTGGATTACAAATTAGTGATTGTTCAAATGGTTTACCAATGGCAGCTGTAACAATTAAACACAATAATGAGATTTTAAAAGATGCAGCTTTAGGTGATGGAACTATGGATGCTATATTTAAAACAATTGATAGATTAACAGGTTACTCAGGACAATTAAAAGATTATAAAGTTGTATCTGTTAGTGAAGGAAAAGACTCTTTAGCAAAAGTAACAACAAGAGTTAGTTTTGAAGAAAATAGCCAAACATTTGTTGGGCATGGATTAAGTATTGATACAATGTTAGCAACTGCAAAAGCATATTTAGGTGCATTAAACTCATATTTATCACAAAAAGATAGACTTACAAAAAATTGTGGTCATCAAATATAGATATTTGTGATATAAAATGACTAGAGTTAATAAATTAGAGGATATTAAAATTCTTTTAGAAGAAAATAGATTTATATTACTCTATTTTGGTGCAGAAAATTGTTCAGTTTGTGAAGTTTTAAGACCAAAAATTGAAGATAGTTTAAAAGAGAATTTTCCTAAAATAAAATCACTATTTATAGAAAATTTAATAGATATAAATGTAGAGTTTGGAGTATTTTCAAATCCTACAATTATCTTAATGATTGATAAAAAAGAGTTTAAAAGATATGGAAGAAATATATCTTTAAATATCTTCAATAGTGAAATTAAAAGATTATATGATATGGTGTATTAAATGATAAGAGCAATTATAATTATAATAGTAATATTTGGATTAATGCAGTTTATTAGACCTGAAAAAGTTGAGTATATTGAGAATAGTAAAAAAGAGTTAAAAACTGATTTAGAGACAATGCAAGTTTTGAAACAAGCTTGTTATGATTGTCATTCAAATAGTATAAATTACCCTTGGTATTCGCATATTGCACCTTTTTCTTGGGTTATTGCAAATCATACAAATGAAGGTGTAAAAGCTTTGAATTTCTCTTTATGGGAAGATTATACAGCAAGTGAAAAGAGTGATAAATTAAAATCAATATATAGAACAGTTTATGCATCAATGCCTTTACCTTCGTATATGTGGGCACATAAAGATGCTCAACTTACAAAAGAGCAAAGAGAGAAAATAAGAGATTGGACGGGA
This window harbors:
- a CDS encoding 2-isopropylmalate synthase; this translates as MDKNKIIVFDTTLRDGEQSPGCSMNTDEKIKVALQLEKLGVDVIEAGFAAASPGDFDAVSQIAKIIKNSTICSLSRAIDNDIKQAGLAVSHASKHRIHTFIATSPIHMQYKLKMTPDEVIKRAVKAVQYAKTFVDDVEFSCEDAGRSEIPFLKEVIDAVIEAGAKTINLPDTVGYRLPTELASMIKELSAYTGDRAIISVHNHNDLGLATANTLASVLNGARQIEVTINGLGERAGNSALEEAVMAIKVRKDIFGDLYTNINTPELYATSRLVATITGVEPQQNKAIVGKNAFAHESGIHQDGVLKHQETYEIMRPEDVGVIKDSTLILGKHSGRAAFKDKIAQLGFDNVSEEELNNAFERFKVLADKKKDITDDDVRMLITDEALNHDKIFDLVGLQISDCSNGLPMAAVTIKHNNEILKDAALGDGTMDAIFKTIDRLTGYSGQLKDYKVVSVSEGKDSLAKVTTRVSFEENSQTFVGHGLSIDTMLATAKAYLGALNSYLSQKDRLTKNCGHQI
- a CDS encoding thioredoxin family protein, giving the protein MTRVNKLEDIKILLEENRFILLYFGAENCSVCEVLRPKIEDSLKENFPKIKSLFIENLIDINVEFGVFSNPTIILMIDKKEFKRYGRNISLNIFNSEIKRLYDMVY
- a CDS encoding heme-binding domain-containing protein, producing the protein MIRAIIIIIVIFGLMQFIRPEKVEYIENSKKELKTDLETMQVLKQACYDCHSNSINYPWYSHIAPFSWVIANHTNEGVKALNFSLWEDYTASEKSDKLKSIYRTVYASMPLPSYMWAHKDAQLTKEQREKIRDWTGVRSR